The following coding sequences lie in one Hyalangium ruber genomic window:
- a CDS encoding helix-turn-helix domain-containing protein — MLRADVSPEEWERLRERGRSSWATPWERDRVEMILLSASGWSPPRIAEYLGVHVATVRRVLKAWSREGVDALERKLPGPVPDVERYATVVGMLEQLLSEPRTWTSAQLAEALAGVGIQMSARQTERYLAELGAGWHRTKSSLAYLQQPEAVEQARRKLSTLKKSPFPEAGPLLPR; from the coding sequence ATGCTGCGTGCAGATGTGAGCCCGGAGGAATGGGAGCGACTCCGCGAGCGGGGTCGCTCGTCCTGGGCGACCCCGTGGGAGCGTGACCGGGTAGAGATGATTCTCCTGTCCGCCTCGGGCTGGTCGCCGCCACGGATTGCGGAGTACCTGGGAGTGCATGTGGCGACTGTGCGACGTGTTCTCAAAGCATGGAGCCGCGAGGGCGTGGATGCGCTGGAGCGCAAGCTGCCGGGGCCAGTTCCGGACGTTGAGCGATACGCCACTGTGGTGGGCATGCTCGAGCAGTTGCTCTCGGAGCCACGTACCTGGACGTCAGCCCAGTTGGCTGAGGCATTGGCCGGGGTGGGCATTCAAATGAGTGCCCGGCAGACGGAGCGCTACCTGGCAGAGTTGGGTGCTGGCTGGCACCGCACCAAGTCGAGCCTGGCGTATCTGCAGCAGCCCGAGGCGGTGGAGCAGGCGCGCCGCAAGCTCAGCACGCTCAAAAAAAGCCCGTTCCCAGAGGCTGGACCTCTTCTTCCTCGATGA